From the Saprospiraceae bacterium genome, one window contains:
- a CDS encoding AAA family ATPase, translating into MKIITSHELNEEIKKLPPREKMHFQNFPKLDDIFGGFYGGEIYTLGAFPGAGKTTFLISLTKDLAQTYPCMWFSCEMEPQSFMEMFGDDVPLFHLPKSIPTRAKSGERMMWLESMIMKAKKEYGTRIVMLDHLQYLTNVAVSSQVQVVDYVMRYLKEMAIRQNITLFLITHLKKETQDITRPSLDNLRGSQMIAGESFGVMFIVRLKEKEQDEDGEHKWSNRSKIYIDKNRRGGKLGYVKVEYDYNNKTFIEL; encoded by the coding sequence ATGAAAATAATAACATCACACGAACTCAACGAGGAAATAAAGAAACTCCCTCCGAGAGAGAAGATGCACTTCCAGAACTTCCCCAAACTTGACGACATTTTTGGTGGTTTCTACGGAGGTGAGATTTATACGCTCGGTGCATTTCCCGGAGCAGGAAAAACCACGTTCCTCATATCACTTACAAAAGACCTCGCGCAAACCTACCCCTGTATGTGGTTTTCGTGCGAAATGGAACCACAATCGTTCATGGAAATGTTTGGTGACGATGTTCCACTCTTCCATCTTCCAAAAAGTATCCCAACGAGAGCAAAGTCTGGAGAGCGAATGATGTGGCTTGAAAGTATGATAATGAAAGCGAAGAAAGAATATGGAACTAGGATTGTGATGCTTGACCACCTCCAATATCTCACGAATGTGGCGGTATCAAGTCAGGTTCAAGTTGTTGATTATGTTATGCGTTATCTGAAAGAAATGGCAATACGCCAAAATATAACACTGTTTCTCATTACCCACCTCAAAAAAGAAACACAAGACATTACACGACCATCACTTGACAATCTACGGGGTTCACAAATGATAGCGGGAGAAAGTTTTGGAGTTATGTTTATTGTGCGACTTAAAGAAAAAGAACAAGACGAAGATGGAGAACACAAATGGAGTAACAGAAGCAAGATATACATTGACAAAAACAGACGCGGTGGTAAGTTGGGATATGTAAAGGTCGAATACGATTACAACAATAAAACATTTATAGAATTATGA